AATACTAAGGAGATGCACACACACACTAAAACATTTACAAACTCTTCATTTGTTTCAAATCTTTTCTAAAAATAAATCGTGACAAATGCTTAATCGATTAAGAAGTGATTTGTcccatttagaaaataaaaacttGTTGTTTGATCGATTAAAACTTTCTTCTAATCGATTAAGGAGTCAATTATCCTACTAATAAATTAGGAAGTCAATTATTGATTAATGAGAGAACTTGACTTAAGGTTCTTATTGATTAAGTCTAATTGATTAGCGTTGCATCCTAATCAATAAGAGAGTGGGTAGATCCATGGATTATTGTATTTTTTAGctaaaatattttcctatataaaGGATTGTTGTACTAAATTTTAAAGCACGAATTTTATGAACTTACTATGCTCATATTTTAATCACTCTCCTTCTAAAATCACTTTCATTTACTATACACTTCTTTATTGATGAGAGagtaaaatacatatattaagaGTTGCATAATTCTTTTATTGTGTTGATATTGTAATATAAGATCTTAGTAGTCTTGTGCATTTTTAATTGACTTTTGAGGTTGCAAGTTAAACTTAATAAAATGTTTGGTGTAATGAAGGTTGTTGGGTTTATCCTATGTAAAAACTTAAGTTGTTGATAATGGATATCTCAATGGAAAACTTTTGAggattggaataggttgtgtAGTTTAAGGTTGAACTAGTATAATTTTTGTGTGATATCTCTAACTCCATCTCTTTactttttgttctttgttttcttgCTGCCTAATATATGTTTCTATTCTCTTCTAAAAATCAATCAACTTAAAATGAACCTTTTGCGAAAAAATTCAAAAAGTAGTTAACACAATTCACCCCTTTTGTGTTTGAGTCACTTGGTTAATAAGTGGTATCAGAGTCAAATTCATGTTATAAGACTTATCTTCTCAAGAGTTAGGAATGAGTTTAAATGATTCAATAAACAAATTGTCATCTTTTAATGGCGATGCATGTTTATTGGAAAGAGAAGATGGAAATCTTTATAGAAGGGATGAATTATGATATATGAGCTGAtgtaaaaaatgattattttgttcCTACACATATAGTTGATAGTGTTGtggaaaacaaagaaaataagaaaaagatgTAGCACAATTTGAAGGAAAAAACTATTAATACTGCCGCTCTCAGTGTTGATGAGTTTTCTCATCTTTTTCACTATGAGTCTACTAAAGAAATGTGACACATCTTTCAAGTTACATGTGAGGGTACAACCGGCCTAAAAAGGAATAAAATGAACATATTGACTCATGAGTACGAGTTATTTAAAACGAAACCTTAGGAAAATATTCATGACAGAGAAAAGTGTTTTATTCTTATTATGAATCACTTGAGAAATTTAGAAAAACTTTTCCAAATGAGAATTTGATTAAAAAAGTTTTTAGATGCCTAATGCGCAATTGATAACTTAAAGTAACTGAAATTTCTTAATATAAAGAATTGTCTTATATATGAATTtggtattttgttttgaaaattgcaATAACACAAAATGGAACTAAAAAATTTAGTTGAAGATGAAtaggaaataaaaacaaaaaaagtctTGCTCTTAAAGTCGAAGAAgacaaaattcaaaaaatggcgaaGATGTGAATCTGTTAGTtcgaaagtttaaaaaaaaacataaagcaTGACAAGTAGCAAGACTTTAAACACAGAAATGAAGGATGATATTCCTTCGTGTCAATTTTCTACCAATGTTGAAATACAAAGTCGAATTTTCCTTTGAACTAGAAAAGAGTTGAAAATTCAGAAAATCtcaaaaagaaacaaataagacATAATCAGATTGGGATGATAATGATATCGACTCTTAGGATAAATCATAAAATAAGGAAGAAGCAAAAATCTGCCTTATGACAAAACATAAAGACAATGAGGTAAACAATCCAACTTCCTATTTTACCTATCATGAATTGTTTTCCATttgtaaaaatttatattaatgagTAAAGTAAACTATAAAAGTTTATTTCCTTCTCTAATCAACAATTTCTTCtcttgaaaaaagaaaataaaattattagaaGAAATAAACTGTCATAGAGagaaataaaatgttttaattcAAAACCCCTTCCCTCTTCTTCTCATTCTTATGGAAATTTTGGTGAGTTTATCAAGTGTGAAAATGCATCTTTTTAGAAAGTGTACTtgctaaaaaaaattacatatgcaTAACACCACTATGCTAGTAGGAGTTGCTAGAGGATTCAGTATTTCTGGGTGTTTAGGCAAGTTCACGAAGGTGAAAACCCCTATTTAGAGGTGTTTTCTGTGAGAAGATGGCAAGCTCATGGGGGTGAGAAACTCAGTATTTTAAGAGTATTTCATGGTGAATACAGAATTTCCTCCTCAGTCCTCGGCTTAAGCTATTTATAGAGGTCTGTAGGTCTTAATTTAGAGAATCCTGAGAAATGATAACTGCTCCACCTTAACTAGAGAACCCTGATGACTACCTACTTCTTAGAGAATCGTGTGGTCACAATTTCTTATGCACGTGATTATGAATTATGTACATGTCACTACCCACGTAAAATTTACAACTTGTATAATAGGCTTGATAAATTATCAAAAGAAGGAATAAGTTAAACCTCATTCTAAGTAATAAAAAAAGTAACTTATAATAAAATTGGTCCTGGTTAAAAAAATACACACATTGATATAAACATGtgtaaaaagaaattattttttatatggatTGGTTTTACGGTGGAAAACTTGATTAGATGTGGAAAATACAACTTTTTAAGGCAAAAATATCCCACTTTAAAATAGTGGAAGATAAGTCAAAAGTAAGTAATTAGCTCCTATAATGCGTTGCATAATtcattcaaatataattttttccatTGCTTTGTCACAGTGGAAGAACCAATTCATTATAGTTTCCAAAAAAGCTTATTTTTGTATTTGGTAATGGCAGCACTAAATTACGAATGTTGGAGTTCATGaatgttttttaattattgtaaTCGCATTCGAAAAAGGGTTGACATTCTCTCTGATCTGAATGTTATTCATTTCTTGTGGGCCAACTACATGTTCATTACTCAAATGAGATTTTTCTGTTGTCAGAATGCTTGATAACTTGCTTTCTTTAGTATATTATGTTATGTTCATTGGGATTTAAAGAAGTAGAATCTATACATTGACTAGATTACAGAACACTATAATTACATATACATTTGTATACAAAAATATGGAGAGCTCAGACCAAAGAAATCATTCGATCCAATGACCAATAACATCAAGATTGTTAAAAATTACGATTTAAAACCTAAAACTCTATAGACTTCTCATTTAAATAACTATTTCGTATTAATTCGCGATTTAAAACTTAAACTCTATAGATTTTATGTTTTTAGATCATCATTTCATGTTAAACTGCAGGTAAAAACTTTTTTATGTAAAATCGTATTCTAGGATGATTTTAAACAATTTGAATCACTCTTAAATCGGTAAAATCGTTAGATTCTATTCCTTGAcccaattttttctttttaattaaattttaaaaagttcattttatattttaccttatTAAAACTTCTTCCCGCACAGTGGACGTTTTGAAACTGTTTTTTCAAACAATCCTCTAGTCGcacttttaaataatttagtcTTTGATTCAATATTGAATAACCTTTATCAATTGGAGATGAATCTGATAAATTTGATCAAGTTAACAATAAAGACACTACTGATGAAGATGATGTTGGAGATAAAAAcgaaaaaaacacttttttttaactTGATAAATTTATGAAACTCTGATAATCTCTTGGATGTTACATTTTATGATTTAATGGGTAATTTATGTAGTTTActacaaatttataaatattaaaatttattatgataatttagtttttttttataatttcattaaattttaaattattaatacatTTACAATATTATGTATAAGTATATTTATATATGTCGTATatataaatttgatattttttgatgAGGTAAATTTTACgattttactttttaattttatttaggtaAAACGAATCAAGATAAAAACTCAACTCTGAGAACCTACCCACAACGAGGATTTTTTCAAAAGGGAAAATCTTTCCAAATTATTTGTCCAACATTTCAAGGGAAGAAAAGttaattaatttctaaaaataatagaaaatataaaacacTATGCTTAGCTTACCAAAATATGTTTTACAGCTTCCGGACAGACATCCATAAACTTTCCAGCATATTTTGGCAAGGAATGCCTCGAATTATCATCGGATCAAAATTTGAAGGTTCGTGATTTGTAATGTATACATAAAGTTTTGAACATCGGATCAAAATTTGAAGGTTCGTGATTTGTAATGTATACATAAAGTTTTGAACCTTCACTTTTAGCATACATAGGGGCTCTAGCCATTGAATCAATCAACTGTATATTTGGGATATCCGACAACTTGAAAAATCTCTTCACATCTTTGAATTCGAtagtttccacttacaccatcaAAAGCCAAATATGACGGTAACATAAATATTTCAATTCCCATGTTACGCATTACTTGCGAAACCTCACCGTAGAGGGGATAAACTGTGAGAAAAGTGTGGATGGATAACCAGGGGGTTTCCATCAATAATTCAACCTGCAGTAGTATCTCACCAGACCAAGAAAACATCATTTCTTCATCACTTTCCACAGGCAAATCAGACCCCAACAGGTCCATCATATCAGTCTGCACCACTAATACATATAAGAATAAAAATCTAGAGTAAGAACTTCAGCAGGACATAAACAAGTTTGGGCAATGTGCCAATACTCCTCGCCACTCAACCACAATTAGGTTGCAATGTGCCAATATAAGTTTTGTATTTAAGTTGTAGTTTGTTGAGTATGATTAGGTATGTTGGTTTTATCCCTATATTTATAGGATTTAATTGTGGATTTGATTGGAATCTCTTGGTTATAAGCAACAAGGCTGAGAGTAATTTCTCTCTAGCAATTCAACAACTATATATAGTGCTGAAAAAATTAAGCTGCATCTATAGCTAATCTAACTAAAGCTAACATACACAACTGTCACTAAAAATGTTGGTTGCAGAAACAGTAACAGGGGTAAAGAGAAAATATACAACTCAATAGGGCGTAGGATAGCTTTAGTGAACCTAAATAGAAATACTCTAATGCAGTTTCCATTTACAATCCATTTCTTGAAAATATAATGCAAACAGCACAGCTGAGAAACCAAAAATGTCGTTGTCTAAAATGAGCGTAATATGGATATAGATCATCGACGAAAACAAGAATTCAGTCCATACAAATACATGGAGCAGAAAATACAGAACCTTCATAAGAATGACCGAAACTCAAGGGATAAAATATTTCTCATATTAAGAGTACAACCCTTGCAGTGTTAAATATTATTGGAGTTAGAGAAGTTGAGGTAACACTGTTAATCGGTTCAACACAAGTTCAAACAGCACTAATTACAAGAGGAACTAACAACCACATGTATAAATAGTAAAAACTATTAGTACTTTGCTTAAAATCTAGTAAACTATATAACATATAAATCATTTAAAATACAATCCTCCCCTCCAGTAGTCTATTTCCTGGCCATCTCTATTTTCTGGTGCCAGGACCACTTCACTATAAAAATGGCAGCAACTTACAGGTTCCCTCaaaccagaagaagaaactcAACAGAAAATAAACCAATGCCTGATATGAACTATCTGCGGTAACGGTGGCGTTTGAAATTGAAGTACACATGCAGAATTCCACGTTCAAATGTGCACTTAAAACCTTTCTTGTGAGAATATTCCCATTCTTTGTTTACAATGCGGAAAGCCTGTCATGGAAGATAAAGGAAATAAGATTTTTTATCGGCAAATTTTACAGAAGTTAGTGTGATCTCCTTATCCCGCAAGGAAACTGTTAAAAGTCACAAATTGTCTAGTGATCAAGAAGATTGGACATTTGGACTTACTATATCTTCATATGGTGGCCCTGCATGGAATCGTATAATGCAAGTCTCTCCATTGCTGCCATCCTTGTCAATAGTGTAGTTAGGGGCTTTTATCTTGTCTACAAGGTCAGGAtagaaaatattaaatttgtaCCCTTGCACAATCTTTGGAGGTGGGTTGTCATGATCATAGTGAGTCTGGTTATATTTGTTCCATTCATATCCGGTGTGAACACGGTTGAAATACTTCGGCTTCCTTGGTCTGTACTTGTCATGCCACCAATAAACCTGCTCCAACATTAAGCAGTAGTGTCAATAACTTCAAAATTGAAAAGGGTGACAAGAATTTAGACAATATTTTATTTCTccttaaaatatcaaaatacattGAGAGTGTATTTGCTTCCTCTAGTGTCGGCTTTTATGGCGGAAAGAAGCAATTGAAGGATATGGCAGAATGATATTTTAACAGTTGGCATAAGACTCATCTATGATACTCATCCACATTTATAACTTTCAAATATCCAAATTATTCTATCCTATATaaagatatattttttatttcccaAAGAATGAAAATCATATATAAGGTCTAGAAACAATACCTGGGAATCAAGGCTCACTTCAGCTCCAGATCCAAACACTGCATCTCCATCCTCCATAGCTCCCATAGCTTTTATGGCTTTCATCTCTAAATTATCTTCCGATGGAGCAGGCTTTGAAGCCATTGCTTCCTGAATTCGTCTTTGCTGCTCTTCTATTACAGCTATACGTTTTCGCTCCTATATGTACCAACATAGTGAAATTATAATTTCTTTACTCATAATATAAGCATGGGatcgtcattaaaaataataatcatgtTTAAAGAGATTACCAGTATAGCTCTGTCCTCTTCAGGATCAATAGCTTCTTCATTTTCATCATCATGCAATAGTTGTGGTGAAAATGATCCAGCCTCGTCTTCAGCTTCTTGATTCTCTCTAATGGGCTCTGGTGAAAATGATTCATCTGCAGAACGGACTACCACTGTAGAGAAATACATATCAACAATGATGAAGATATAGATGAAGCCAATAAAAAAATCTTGAACAACAAAGAGTATATACCTTTAGTATCGTCCTCGGTATATGCCTCCTCAGGTATCATGTCATGAGCAGTCTCCGGTTCATCTTCATCCTCCAATGGTTGTTCAAGACGTTGCAAATGCTTACGTAACATTTTAGCATGGATTTCCTTTAAACAAGCCTATATTTGAAGCAAATTAATAAGACTtagataaaacaaatatttaaaggcATCTAAGAGAATAATAGGAAAATAATGTGATGAAGAAAACCTTGGCCTTGTATATGTGGAGCTGTTTTAAAATGGCCTCCCAGTACTCAACCACCTTTGCTGTACCAGTACGCATCTCTGACTCAATGTGAACCTCTAGGGCTTCCAACTCTGTACGCGTCTTTCCATGTAAAAGGTCCTTCACATCTGGCTCAACACTGGAATGCAAACCCCTTTGTTCAGCAAGCAGCTCAGCAGGAGGTTCTTCTCCACGAACCCTAGCCCGATCAATTGCATCCTTTTTCCGAGATTCAGCTAGCTCCCAATCGCACACCACAAGGAGAGCCTATATGAAGGTGTCGAACAATAGCTTAGAAGAAAGTGCCAACCATAATGGCCAAAATGTGTTGCATAAAACAATAAAAGGAAGAGATCATGAAATTCCTTTAGTTCTTTTGGTCTCCAGTCCAACTCAAATATTTACTTGGAAATTATCTTGAATGCATTGAGTCAGATACGGTAAAACTTATTAATCATATAACCCGTGCAGAACTCAAACTAGAAATCAAACAATAGAAACAGGGTGATACCTCCCAATATTCCACATGGGTTGGTGTTGCCCTGTCAAGATCCAGATGCATTTTGATGTCATCACGAAGTTCACTCATTTCTTTAACAGTCAAACCCTGTACCATATATCAAATCCTTATTTAACTTGTTCAATAATTTTAACTTTCGAAGTTGTAATTAAAAcagtgaaaagaataaaagaattaAATGAAAAGGAATTAAAAGCTAGATACTAACCTTGAAGACCAAGTATGGTTCATTTATTTCTATATCCAAATCATCAGAGCCATTGAGGTGCTTGGTTAGGACATCAATTGGCCTGGCACGCCCTTCACGCAATCTAATTTCTGACCTAACTTTGCTTTGATCGAAATGGAACTGCATATTAAAaagaagtcaacaaaaagacaataTTATAGTAAACAAGAACAAATGTAAACAAACTCAGAGCACTGTACCTCCTCTTCCTTTTTTTCCCAGTCTTGGAACTCAGCTCGAGCACGTTCTCTAGCTAACAATGCCTGAAAGAAATAATTTGTCAAATGACATTAAGATTACATAGTTTATGACACCATTAATCTAACATT
The Vicia villosa cultivar HV-30 ecotype Madison, WI linkage group LG6, Vvil1.0, whole genome shotgun sequence genome window above contains:
- the LOC131611021 gene encoding splicing factor Cactin-like isoform X2 produces the protein MAGGSSRKSRRRRRSDDSASESDSDDRRRSSRRSRRDSDDSSEEDDRSGRKKKSSRTITEEEISQYMAKKAHRKATKVAKKLKTNTVSGYSNDSNPFGDSNLNEKFVWRKKIERDVTQGVSIESFSVKAEKKRQVDRMAEIEKVKKRREERALEKAQHEEEMALLARERARAEFQDWEKKEEEFHFDQSKVRSEIRLREGRARPIDVLTKHLNGSDDLDIEINEPYLVFKGLTVKEMSELRDDIKMHLDLDRATPTHVEYWEALLVVCDWELAESRKKDAIDRARVRGEEPPAELLAEQRGLHSSVEPDVKDLLHGKTRTELEALEVHIESEMRTGTAKVVEYWEAILKQLHIYKAKACLKEIHAKMLRKHLQRLEQPLEDEDEPETAHDMIPEEAYTEDDTKVRSADESFSPEPIRENQEAEDEAGSFSPQLLHDDENEEAIDPEEDRAILERKRIAVIEEQQRRIQEAMASKPAPSEDNLEMKAIKAMGAMEDGDAVFGSGAEVSLDSQVYWWHDKYRPRKPKYFNRVHTGYEWNKYNQTHYDHDNPPPKIVQGYKFNIFYPDLVDKIKAPNYTIDKDGSNGETCIIRFHAGPPYEDIAFRIVNKEWEYSHKKGFKCTFERGILHVYFNFKRHRYRR
- the LOC131611021 gene encoding splicing factor Cactin-like isoform X1, producing MAGGSSRKSRRRRRSDDSASESDSDDRRRSSRRSRRDSDDSSEEDDRSGRKKKSSRTITEEEISQYMAKKAHRKATKVAKKLKTNTVSGYSNDSNPFGDSNLNEKFVWRKKIERDVTQGVSIESFSVKAEKKRQVDRMAEIEKVKKRREERALEKAQHEEEMALLARERARAEFQDWEKKEEEFHFDQSKVRSEIRLREGRARPIDVLTKHLNGSDDLDIEINEPYLVFKGLTVKEMSELRDDIKMHLDLDRATPTHVEYWEALLVVCDWELAESRKKDAIDRARVRGEEPPAELLAEQRGLHSSVEPDVKDLLHGKTRTELEALEVHIESEMRTGTAKVVEYWEAILKQLHIYKAKACLKEIHAKMLRKHLQRLEQPLEDEDEPETAHDMIPEEAYTEDDTKVVVRSADESFSPEPIRENQEAEDEAGSFSPQLLHDDENEEAIDPEEDRAILERKRIAVIEEQQRRIQEAMASKPAPSEDNLEMKAIKAMGAMEDGDAVFGSGAEVSLDSQVYWWHDKYRPRKPKYFNRVHTGYEWNKYNQTHYDHDNPPPKIVQGYKFNIFYPDLVDKIKAPNYTIDKDGSNGETCIIRFHAGPPYEDIAFRIVNKEWEYSHKKGFKCTFERGILHVYFNFKRHRYRR